CAATAACACTAGCTATGCTGCTGGGGCTGTTATACTTCACTGTAAGGACTGAGGTGTTTGATTTGTCATGCTACCAACAAACTAATTTAATTAACTCTCCTCCTATTCAAAACCTCCCATCTGTGCTGTAAAATACAGCAACCATTTCACATCAGACAACAGTTAAGTAAAACCTTAGGGAAAACAGTACCAAATACTTTTTGTAATTGAAAATTGAAGGGAACATAACAAGCAGCATATAATTATGTGAATCCAAATTTTATCCAGACTTCAGGGTCACCCAGTCTGCTTAAGTGATGAGTATCATTGAATCAGTAATCACAACTGGTCATTATCCTAGAGGTGCCAAAAGATACTGTATGTGTTCCACTTTGGAATCCCCTCAAATAGAGTTGCATGGTTCTGCTCCATTTAATTCCCTGTTTATTTTACTGTGCTTTTCAAGTGCTGCAAGTCTCATAATACTTCATCAAGAAATCCAAGATTTCTGGATTTCAGCTTATGAATCCactttttgtttgcattttggaGCCATCCTGCCCTCAAGTGTCCTACGTTTGTTTTCCAAAGTTGCTGCACCTTCAGTCTTCCTTCCAACAGACACTGTGGTGAGATAAGGAGAGCAGTTCTGTTTTCCACTGAGCAGACAGAAGACTTGGACAGCTCACATGGAGTGGGTTTGTGTTGCAGCAGTTAAACactacaagaaaaaacaaatggaaCATTAGGCGTGGAAATTAGATATGTTAACCCTAATGAGAATGCTGATTTGCTTTCCAGCTAGCTCTTTGGAGCGGAAAACTCCCACACCTTTAAGCAAAGAAATCTAAAGGAAACACGGGATTTTGGCAGAGATTTTCAAATGACCCCTGAAGAAGGCAGGTATCCAAGTCCTATCACATGGCATTGTGAGTCTCTCCCTGTTGTGGCCATGTTTATGCTCAGTCTGTTTGTGGGAACAACGGAAGTGTGGGGAATGTTGCATACAGGCACCCCTGAATCACTCCTGAAGGACACATCCTGTGCTGGTCAAGAATCGCTCAATTGACAAAAAGCTAAAGAAACACTGTGGAGGGGGACAAAATATGGACAAAAATAGCTTGTAGTGGAATAGGTCCAGCAAACAAGGCTAGCAGACAAGAAGTCGGGGTGTTAAAATAACCACCTCAAGCAGTTTCATAAATTAGCTACGTGTTCAGTATCAGAGTCTTGGGGCTTGTGCCTGCTGTTTTCCCTGACAAACACATACCAGCATTCAGCCTACGTGCCTGCTCACCTGACTTCATGCAGCAGCCCTCAGACTTTCaaaaaacagaagcaaggaCAGAGAGAAACTTTCTTAGGAGAGAGGCAGGGGACAGAAGGGTGCCTGGCACAGCAACGAGTGCCCATTGCTGGGTCACAGGGTGcctgtgggggctgcaggaaggagaccctcaccctgcccctgcccatcTGTGGGATGGGCATGCTTTAGGGACAGGTGGATCTGCAGGCGTGACTCCCTCGTTCATGAGCTCTTCCATCTCAAACACGGCAAGGCAAGAGGGGTTGGCCTTAAAAGAGTAAAATATCCACGGACCTTTCCACTGTGTAAAGGGCTGGATAAAGAGTCTCCAGCAGGAGATGCCCACCCCGGAGCAGGACGCTGTCATAGAGGGGCCCCAACAAAGAGAgtgtgctgccctgctgccctgcaccagcacagccacgactcagagaatcacagagctgttagggctggaagggacccctgCAGACCATCTAGTCCATTATTAGCACCGTGTTCTCACCAACTGAGCTGAAATTTCGTGTggtttagtttatggccatcGCTCCCTGTCCTGTTGCTGTACACCACCAGAAACGTCTGGCACCACCCTCCCGACACCCagctttgagatatttatatgcatgAATGAGACCCTCTCTCATTCTTCTCTAGACAGAACAGGTCCTGCAGCCTCTCTTTACAAAAGAGATCTTCCAGACACCTagtcatctttgtggcctccgCTGGACCATCTCCAGTGGTTCCACGTCTCTCTTTTACTGCGGAACCCaggactggacacagcactccagatgtggcctcactaAGGCCGAGAAGAAGGGGAGGATCACCTCTTCCCGATGCACCCCTGGATACCACTGCCCTCCTGGCCGCAAGGGCACCGCCGGCCCATGGTCACCCGCTTGTCTCCCGCAGCCCGGCTCCGCCAAGCGCCGCCAGCCGCCGCTCCTCCGGCGGCGCTacgggcgggccgggccgcgccaTGACGGCGACAGGCGCCCTCCTTCCGCCGCCGAGGGGCTGAGCCGGGGACGCCGCAGCTCGGCCGGGCCCGGCGCCCCACGGAGCCCGGCgggaggcggggccggggccgcggcagGTCAGAGGGCGGCGCGGCGGGACGAGGTacggcggggcggcggggccgagcCGCGGGGGGGTGGGCGGCCTGGGCGAGCGGGAGGCTGGGCGGGGTGCGGGGCCGCCCTCCGCAGGCACCTGCTGTTTGTCGGGGGCTGCGCCCGGCGCTGGGAAGCGAGTCGCAGGCTGCGGGTCCGGGCAGCGGGCCCGGCCGCGAAGGCCAGGCACATCAAAGGCCTGGGGATCCCTGGCCCCTGCCTCTGCAAACCTCGCTCTCCGGGGTGCCATGGCCCCTAAATCCAGCTTTTGTCCTGAGGGGTTACgacctggggaggagggggctcGCTGTGAGTTGCTTACTTTTAATACTAAAGGCTTGACATGAAATGCTGAGTGAGCACTGTTTGCTACTGCCCTTTAACACTGTGGTCAAggactgttgcagtggggatactgcaacacgcatatatcaaaccaggagtcccgtggaaaggaacTATAtaggacagacagattcttgctagctgtttcagagatgcttatttctccagccgcatggccggggctctgcccaggaactgttccagtcacgggaccaagggtccttctgcccgcgcagggaacacaaaccaaccaatgggaacgaggctgagcaggggcagggaagccccgtgtctgtgccctcagggcccctctcccagggctacatggcaggggagggaccccaacaaagGACACACGCGCTGAGGTATAAAGAAGGACGTACTTAATTAAGTGTATACTTAATttgggagaaggagggaaaagatgTGTCCCACCAGCTGATGGGAGAGAGGCcgtggtgctgcaggagctctctggctgcagagcactgcCATTCATGCCttcacacagcactgccagggaagTAGGGACCAGCATCACAACAGAACCTTAAATGCTTCCTGCGGGGCAGAAGCCTAACTTCAGACAATGCACCAAAATGTAAAGGTGAAACAAAAGGGCATAGACACAGGCCGAAGCAGCTGTATGTATAGCTTCCCAAAACAGCCTAAGCTTCTGTCTGGAAACATTGAATAGACTCTGAAAATTGGTATTTTTGTCTGGTGCAGGGTTTGTTAGATTCCGCTTGAAATGCACCAGGTGCAGTGTGGTTGAAAGGGGATGAAAGCACTGAGCTGAGCACTCAGAAGACCTGTACATATCCATAGTGTGCGCTCAGCTCAGCCCTGTAGCACAAGTGCGACAAAACGTTCTTTGGATGGTGTCAATCTTTTTGCCTGCATACATGTATTTGTGACTGGGAAAAATGCATGCCACGTACATCCCAAAAAATCTGCTAATGGAAATACGGTATACCCAGATACTGGGGTGTAAGGAAGGGCAGCAGTTAGTGAAAGGATGGTACAATAGTCAAAAGGCACACACACCTTCACCTTCTGAATGTTTTGACACAGTAGTCAAACACAACTTAGGAGATTGTAGTGTTATTTAGAACCCTTTaaataatgatttcttttttaccACGAGGAAGGAATTTGTTTGCCTTCAGTTGCAAtatgttttggcttttttccagAGTTGGGACCATGGCTGTTGACTGGATTGGTTTTGCATATGCTTCATTGCTGATGTTTGGAGGTGTTGTAGCTTACACTCGTAAAGGTAAGTACTGGGACAGCAGGAAATCAAAGCATTTGAATTTCCTCTATGCAGTGTTAGACATGACAACTTTGCTGTAACTGTAACTTTGCTGTAACACAACTGCATTTTACATCCATCATATGCTGCTGTAAATGCACTGAGTCTCATGAGATGTACTTGGGCCAGCTGAAGCACTTGAGTTTGTTTTCAGGGCAAAGAGTGGGGGTTGTCATGTTATCTTTGACCTTAAGTGCATTTTGAGCTTTCTCATCTCCTTTTAATCATTCCTGTGTTGAGCACAGTAGATCCTTGATTAAAGCTTATTTTCTACAGAGACATCCAGGCTTGATTCTGACATTTCCAGATGCACGGTGAAATAAACCCCTTTAGTTATGTGCTCTGAGTTGGTGGTTAATTCTCTGGTACTGTTAGAACTGTGCCTTTTCACAGTAAGATAACGAGGCAGGTTTTAGCGGGCAGTGTACCACAAGGCGCAGTTTCGGTGTTCCAGGGATTTTCGCGGTCCCGCGGGTGGCAGCGCCGTGCCCGGGCCCTGCACCGGCAGAGGTCGCAGCGGTACCGAGGACGGGCCGGCGGGGCTGCAGGCGGGTTCACAAACCTCGGCAGCGCTTCACTCTCCGGCCCTGTGGCCATTATCCGTCACCATTCCTGTGATTTAGGGTCACTGTCTCCCTTCGCAGTGTGCACATGCTGTGCTCTCGGAGACACGGCTTCGCATCTGAATTTCTGGAAACgctgtatttttgtgtttgcagcCAGCTGCACTCTCTGACTATCCCATTCACCTATTCTTTTCACTCTTTATTAGTTGGTCAATCCTCGTGGCAAATCTAGATTATTTTTTATGGGTTATGATTTCCATTTCTTGCAAAGTCATGATTAAAAGTACTCAAAATAAAATGATTGGGAGCTAAATGACATCAGGGGGTTTGGATTCtttatttataaacatttgGGGATCAGCTTAATCCAAATAATGTCTGCTGTGCAGATTCTACACTTTTATCATACGATACCAAGACAAATGTCTGTTCAGAAATCTAAATATATTAGGGATATATCCGGAACTTATGAACCAGTTTTGCAATAGCACTGCAAGAAGATGTCAAGTTACTTTTAGAAGCCCTATTTTCATCCTCACTgccatttatttgttttttcattatttattaaatgGGATGTTGGTGATAGCATTTCTTTGTCCAGGACTGATGTCAGACTGAAAGGCCTGACATTATGACCACACATGTTGTCCatttactctatatatatagACACATTTCTACAATTTTTGGAGACTCCCAAGTGCAGTAAGATATAGTTAAAACGAACAGACAGTTCTGAGAAATTACCAAAGTCCTTATTAAGTATGATAGAGAAAATAGCCAAATTTAGGGTTGTATTTTTCCCAAGGTGTAAGTATTACTGGATCCTGATCATCTCCCTCTAACATAGTTGACTTTGCCCCTAATGCCACGTATTAGAATGACCCAGTTACAGAAATACTACCTCTCTATTCACACTGGGTGAGGTAAGCTGGAATGTGgcaaaatccattttatttttaatatatttggaTAATACTGTGTAGAGAGACAACTGCCGTATAAAGATTGAGTTTAAAGACCTTGTATTGAGAAATAACACTTGAATGATTTCTTGCAGGTAGTAAAATCTCTTTAGCTGCTGGACTCACCTTTGGCTCTGTGGCTGGTTATGGAGCTTACTGTGTAACATGTGATCCAAGAAATGTGAAGATATCATTGTGTAAGTGTTTCATTacagtaaacaaacaaacaaacaagcagcatCCTTAACTGCAtgtaaaattctctttttagTAAATTTTGAGTATTG
The window above is part of the Corvus moneduloides isolate bCorMon1 chromosome 3, bCorMon1.pri, whole genome shotgun sequence genome. Proteins encoded here:
- the TMEM14A gene encoding transmembrane protein 14A isoform X1 — translated: MAGEGPQQRTHALRVGTMAVDWIGFAYASLLMFGGVVAYTRKGSKISLAAGLTFGSVAGYGAYCVTCDPRNVKISLFSSFLLTIIMGMRFKRSKKLMPAGLIACLSLLMILRLVFMLL
- the TMEM14A gene encoding transmembrane protein 14A isoform X2, whose translation is MAVDWIGFAYASLLMFGGVVAYTRKGSKISLAAGLTFGSVAGYGAYCVTCDPRNVKISLFSSFLLTIIMGMRFKRSKKLMPAGLIACLSLLMILRLVFMLL